The genomic segment CCTGACCACGCTCAACGTCGTCACGCTTGGTACCACGCAGCAGAACACCTACGTTCTCACCAGCACGACCTTCGTCCAGCAGCTTACGGAACATCTCAACGCCAGTACAAGTTGTCTTCACAGTATCTTTGATACCAACGATTTCAACTTCTTCACCAACCTTGATGATACCGCGCTCTACACGACCGGTTACAACAGTACCACGGCCAGAGATAGAGAATACGTCCTCGATCGGCATCAGGAACGGCTGATCAACAGCACGCTCAGGATCCGGGATGTACGCATCCAGAGCTTCTACCAGCTTCTTAACAGCGGTAGTACCCATTTCGTTGTCGTCTTTGCCTTCCAGAGCCATCAACGCCGAACCGGTAACGATCGGAGTGTCGTCGCCCGGGAAGTCGTACATGCTCAGCAGGTCACGAACTTCCATCTCAACCAGCTCAAGCAACTCTTCATCGTCTACCATGTCCGCTTTGTTCAGGAACACAACGATGTAAGGAACGCCAACCTGACGAGACAGCAGGATGTGCTCACGAGTCTGCGGCATAGGGCCGTCAGCTGCGGAACAAACCAGGATCGCGCCATCCATCTGAGCCGCACCAGTGATCATGTTTTTAACATAGTCAGCGTGGCCCGGGCAGTCTACGTGTGCGTAGTGACGGCTTGGGGAATCGTACTCAACGTGTGAAGTGGCGATGGTTATACCACGTGCACGCTCTTCCGGTGCGTTATCGATCTGGTCGAAAGCACTTGCAGAACCTGTACCCCAAACTTCGTGACATACACGAGTCAGAGCAGCGGTCAGAGTGGTCTTACCATGGTCAACGTGACCGATGGTACCGACGTTAACGTGCGGCTTACTACGTTCAAATTTTTCTTTAGACATTCGACCAATCCCCCTAATCAACCAGGACCGTAACGTTGACCGGAATTAAAAGTGGAGCTCATGACCGGAATTGAACCGGTGACCTCATCCTTACCAAGGATGTGCTCTACCGACTGAGCTACATGAGCGAAAAACTAAATTGGAGCGGGCAGCGGGAATCGAACCCGCGTCATCAGCTTGGAAGGCTGAGGTAATAGCCACTATACGATGCCCGCGAGCAATAAGTGGTGGAGGGGGCTGGATTCGAACCAGCGAAGCTTTCGCGTCAGATTTACAGTCTGATCCCTTTGGCCACTCGGGAACCCCTCCAGTACAAACCCGCTTCGCGGATCTGCTCAAAACTAAAAAGTGGAGCTGGCGGACGGAATCGAACCCCCGACCTGCTGATTACAAGTCAGCTGCTCTACCAACTGAGCTACGCCAGCTCACATTCGCTCGTTCAGCGAGGGCGGTATACTACGGATTTTTTTCTGATGTTGCAACACCTTTGCAAGCGTTACGTTCGATGAAATCGAAATTCCCATCAAAATCCGCTTCAACCGCTTGAAGCACTTCGGATTCCCTCGGCGATTCAACCTTAAAAGCGAGCGCGTATCCTATCCGATTACGAGGGAACTTGGCCAGTGTTACGTTCAAATTTTCCGACTTTTTTTCGCTCGCCAGTTTTTTGGCGGCCTCAAGGGACTCAAACATACCTAATGAAACGGCATTTTTGTATTGCCCCCTAGTAACGACGTAAACATCGGCACCTTGTGAACGCAAGGCCTCTGAGAGCAGTCGGGCACCTGCTTCTGACTGAGGCGGCACCAAAACCCAATGCAAAGGCTTCAATGATTCGGCCTTCGATTCCACCCGATACTCCAGATTAGCAGTCCGGCCGAGCGCATTTGCCTCCGATGGGGATTTAAACCATCCGACAGTGATGCAAACATGCCCGCTTTCAGGCCCGGGGTGTATTCCTTGCTCCGTCTTAAGGCTTGCCACCCTGGGCAAGCCACCCGCGGCAGTCGAACTCACCGCAGGCAACGCCAACCTCTCCGGCAACAACCAAAGCACCGCATTGAGTAGTGCCAAGCATAACGCCAGCCACTTCATATTAAGCCATCCTGTGCGACCACCTTTTGCAGCCCATCGAGCACAAGCCCCCGACAATGCCTGGCTTCCAAGCCCAACCCAATAAACCGGCTTGCGTCACCGCCGGTTACCAGTATATGCCGCAAGCCGTATGTCGTTGCATCGCGATGCGTTTGCCGAATAACACCTTCAGTAAGCCATGCCAAACCATGGTTGGCACATTCGCCCGTTGTTTTCCCTGGTCGAGTATTAAGCTGATCATCAACCTCAAAACCAATCCTTGCAGCATCTAACTTTAGGCTCCGGCGCATCATTCCCAGGCCCGGCAGGATAAACCCACCGAGGTGCAGCCCGTTGTCATTGACATAGTCCACGGTCACGGCACTGCCAGCATCTATGATTGCGCAACCTGCCTTATAATGCTCCCAGGCCGCAACCATGGCATGCCAACGGTCCGCCCCCATTCTGGATACGTCCTGATACGAGTTTTGTAATCCGTTTCGCTCAGATTCGCTCCAGTAAAAACGAATCGG from the Marinobacter sp. MDS2 genome contains:
- the tuf gene encoding elongation factor Tu, whose translation is MSKEKFERSKPHVNVGTIGHVDHGKTTLTAALTRVCHEVWGTGSASAFDQIDNAPEERARGITIATSHVEYDSPSRHYAHVDCPGHADYVKNMITGAAQMDGAILVCSAADGPMPQTREHILLSRQVGVPYIVVFLNKADMVDDEELLELVEMEVRDLLSMYDFPGDDTPIVTGSALMALEGKDDNEMGTTAVKKLVEALDAYIPDPERAVDQPFLMPIEDVFSISGRGTVVTGRVERGIIKVGEEVEIVGIKDTVKTTCTGVEMFRKLLDEGRAGENVGVLLRGTKRDDVERGQVLCVPGSINPHTKFECEVYVLSKEEGGRHTPFFKGYRPQFYFRTTDVTGSCELPEGVEMVMPGDNVQMVVTLIAPIAMEDGLRFAIREGGRTVGAGVVAKIIE
- a CDS encoding type III pantothenate kinase, whose product is MILLIDSGNTRIKWRLISGVESVAVGAADLREPEPFSKLVPYADRISQVCVSTVGSEASQSALEAEVVKVTPAPIRFYWSESERNGLQNSYQDVSRMGADRWHAMVAAWEHYKAGCAIIDAGSAVTVDYVNDNGLHLGGFILPGLGMMRRSLKLDAARIGFEVDDQLNTRPGKTTGECANHGLAWLTEGVIRQTHRDATTYGLRHILVTGGDASRFIGLGLEARHCRGLVLDGLQKVVAQDGLI